From Theileria annulata chromosome 1, complete sequence, *** SEQUENCING IN PROGRESS ***, one genomic window encodes:
- a CDS encoding WD40 domain protein, putative (Contains putative WD40 domains), producing the protein MEVRVLHRRRSDYVPDGPNRRPMPMRNPDPALHPFSRAREYMRALIATKLSKMFAKPLISVLEGHTDSVNTMAVSRTQLTDLFTGCCKGEVRMWNLLKKDKGKVLGKHDGFVNGLCVNNDGTLLYSCGTDKYLKCWRVPDRANLDQIEADSVDIPDYDLITQYKDDLKAVNLFLSGSILNGLDHQWSNNLIGKSTAGDVLDIWDGNRSLPVMKFEWGCQSLYSVKFNPTTVNLIGSTGADNSIGLYDIRANTPIRKVILRLRSNALCWNPQNPIHFTVANEDSNLYTFDLRKLQRALLVHKDFVNSVTDVDYSPTGSEFVASSFDKCVRLFTMEGRSRDVYSNRRMQNVLCCRFSLDGKFVCSGSSDMSVRIWKANASEPVGPRPPRERRSLDYRNALMDKYKALPEIKRIQRHHHVPALILKQKKIQQAKSAAKRRREINRALYSKDATVTQEKEKPILNQLD; encoded by the exons ATGGAGGTCCGCGTTTTGCATAGAAGAAGATCTGATTACGTCCCTGATGGGCCAAACAGACGTCCAATGCCAATGAGGAATCCAGATCCAGCCCTTCACCCATTTTCAAGG GCTAGAGAGTATATGAGAGCACTTATCGCAACAAAGTTGAGCAAAATGTTCGCTAAACCACTTATTTCAGTACTAGAAGGACATACAGACTCAGTTAATACAATGGCAGTCAGCAGAACTCAACTA ACTGATTTGTTTACTGGCTGCTGTAAGGGCGAAGTTCGTATGTGGAATTTACTAAAGAAAGATAAAGGAAAAGTCTTGGGGAAGCATGATGGATTCGTTAATG gattatgtgtaaataatgatGGAACTTTATTGTATTCTTGTGGGACTGATAAGTACCTGAAATGTTGGCGTGTTCCCGACAGAGCTAATTTGGACCAAATTGAAGCAGATTCTGTAGATATTCCAGATTATGATTTAATTACACAATATAAAGATGATTTAAAG GCAGtcaatttgtttttatCTGGGAGTATTTTGAACGGACTTGACCACCAGTGGTCCAATAACCTAATAGGCAAGT cAACTGCTGGAGATGTTTTGGATATTTGGGACGGAAATCGTAGCCTTCCAGTAATGAAATTCGAATGGGGATGCCAATCACTCTATAGCGTTAAGTTTAATCCCACAACG GTAAATTTGATTGGATCGACGGGAGCGGATAACTCGATAGGGCTATATGATATAAGGGCCAATACACCGATAAGGAAGGTTATATTGAGGCTGAGATCGAACGCGTTATGTTGGAATCCGCAGAATCCAATCCACTTCACAGTGGCAAACGAGGACTCTAATTTGTACACATTTGACCTAAGGAAGCTGCAAAGAGCACTCCTAGTTCATAAGGACTTTGTAAATTCAGT GACTGATGTTGACTATAGCCCCACTGGCTCTGAGTTTGTGGCAAGTTCGTTTGACAAATGTGTCCGCCTATTTACCATGGAAGGCCGCAGCAGAGACGTGTACTCTAACAGGAGAATGCAAAATGTGCTATGTTGCAGGTTTTCATTGGATGGTAAATTTGTGTGCTCTGGGAGTTCAGATATGAGTGTGAGGATTTGGAAGGCAAATGCATCTGAACCAGTCGGTCCTAGGCCTCCAAGAGAGAGAAGAAGCCTTGACTACCGCAACGCACTCATGGATAAGTACAAGGCATTGCCTGAAATTAAGAGGATCCAGAGGCATCACCACGTTCCAGCACTGATACTGAAGCAGAAAAAAATACAGCAAGCCAAATCTGCCGCCAAAAGAAGAAGA gaGATTAACAGAGCACTTTACTCCAAAGATGCAACTGTTACCcaagaaaaagaaaaacCAATTCTCAACCAATTGGACTAA
- a CDS encoding DNA-directed RNA polymerases i, ii, and iii 17.1 kDa polypeptide, putative — MTTASCVFEDRFLVRSIDNSKFERVSRLSAKSTGFDAELLLDYNSDLLQVYNKQVLHILITNSLLPSGSDVNLSESVDIPSLLGDYEYAMYGKIFKFEEVSSETRTIYASFGGLLMSLTADKQVVADLDLDMKIYLLVRRISSNR; from the exons atgaCGACGGCTTCTTGTGTTTTTGAGGACCGTTTCCTCGTGAGATCAATTGATAATTCTAAATTTGAACGTGTTTCAAGACTTAGTGCTAAAAGTACTGGTTTTGACGCCGAATTACTACTCGATTATAATTCTGACCTTCTTCAAGTTTATAATAAacaa GTATTgcatattttaattacaaATTCACTGCTCCCTAGCGGCTCCGACGTGAATTTGAGTGAGTCAGTTGACATTCCCAGCCTACTTGGCGACTATGAGTACGCAATGTACGGcaaaatattcaaattcGAAGAAGTTTCTTCCGAAACTAG AACAATATATGCATCGTTCGGTGGACTATTGATGTCGTTAACAGCTGACAAACAGGTGGTAGCAGACCTTGATTTGGACATGAAAATATACCTTTTAGTTCGAAGAATCTCATCTAATCGCTAA
- a CDS encoding dynein light chain 1, putative (TapCf04.q1c.C.cand.19 - score = 12.00): MATLRNDAKPTIEDAVIKNVDMDETTKAFALKVAFDAITKFEVEKDIAGHIKKEFDKTYEPTWHCIVGKNFGSFVTHEKHCFIYFYLGKMAFLIFKNG, encoded by the coding sequence ATGGCAACACTTAGAAACGACGCAAAACCCACTATAGAAGACGCTGTCATCAAGAACGTCGACATGGACGAAACCACCAAGGCCTTTGCACTCAAAGTCGCCTTTGATGCAATCACCAAGTTCGAGGTTGAGAAGGACATTGCAGGACACATCAAGAAGGAGTTCGACAAGACCTACGAGCCAACATGGCACTGCATTGTCGGAAAGAACTTCGGTTCCTTCGTCACTCACGAGAAGCACTGCTTCATTTACTTTTACCTAGGCAAAATGGCCTTTCTTATCTTCAAAAACGGTTAA
- a CDS encoding eukaryotic translation initiation factor 3 subunit 10, putative (TapCf04.q1c.C.cand.18 - score = 95.61), translating to MYNFQKPENALKRAAELRAIGQSDEALVILHSAIGHRFFRIQGWDMVQEQIMLEYVALCIDQDKLRLAREGLHQYRLISQHANVSSLAKVIVELLDRAENRLVSAKSKLQVSDAGKSQTQLSGGIVEEGMEYDETPEGLMASTLQVEMRDQCSKTLHDVYRFLWEIYKMILDISRATPKLEKVYHETARKAITFCRENARLVEFKRLCDVMRGHYSFLLKVQNKPEMECMLKPELHIETRVNQLITACELGMWKEAFNTVEDLYTLGIRDYITKTFQGSVSVLGQQKEKLLKWLAIFYEKLALIFWASDLLLFHALAVLRYVMHIRMYKKKVTEEEITYLCSKCVLAVLSVPNHALSQSSSTASSTAVYEMQKRMSTLLGYNTIPTKESLHHSLALKNVLPLAHKNVQKLYELVENDSSMKLCQQLVVILNDSNNTEGDLTDSKESETKSEVKTGTDTNKQHTAGQNVYREDLEKYYEKVKSVVFHKVLTRLSKVYASMTIDFFTKSICPADFYTWDYAEKEIVELVHRGLCHVRFDYTNRVLYFNSSSANADSIASIRHQLTDLGKNLYYVIRILSPADVNKSAEHRRLHLVSMKNSIEKERSRLMKRTSEIYQRRQEHQEEQMRVEEERKKQELQQKINEEKAEKERREEAFRQLELQRKKDERYKIKSDIANQMLQELRKLCLSSSSKIYIKGKGLDEYTVDDLIEGLLEYEDLEKAQEEHMVRERQELQKQRRNEVRKVEHFLRAVREADKQLYDAYLEELVKNDTALLLEVQKSREDKYKQDAEAMRQEKILFKSYAAEKQQWVEKQLVSRKKDFQSKLDAQNARFKKMLLEEKIARAKMRYNQEQMRLEQKRKEEQLKLEQKRKEEEMRLEQKRKEEEMRKRREQELHRQRLDEIAEIQRQKQLEIERRLAATNNTVTVNSGYPYSNQLNKDVGRNYQKGLGRELNNSSVRDMSVRDSSVVDSSMRDNVSVRNNVMARNSVMRHNVLRENSLMERNQSRRREYSNANQSQGSSGFSRHDPFNRNVARNDSDVTRADVTRAENKAENAKGSYGEPDKPVVKDLNRNTTDDSNWRSELKKTTSKLFKSFAVKSVKSTSDDEGNWRT from the exons atgtataattttcagAAGCCAGAAAATGCCCTGAAAAGAGCAGCGGAGTTGCGAGCAATAGGCCAGAGTGATGAGGCGTTGGTAATTTTACACTCAGCAATAGGGCACAGGTTTTTTCGAATCCAAGGATGGGACATGGTCCAGGAACAAATAATGTTAGAGTACGTGGCGTTGTGTATAGACCAAGATAAGCTCCGGCTAGCTCGTGAAGGGCTCCACCAGTACCGATTGATATCGCAACACGCAAACGTTTCATCATTAGCCAAAGTAATAGTAGAGTTATTAGATAGAGCAGAGAATAGACTTGTGTCTGCAAAGTCAAAGCTGCAAGTTTCTGACGCCGGAAAGTCTCAAACACAGCTGAGTGGAGGAATAGTGGAGGAAGGGATGGAGTACGACGAGACGCCAGAAGGTTTGATGGCGAGCACTTTGCAAGTTGAGATGCGAGACCAATGCAGTAAGACGCTCCACGATGTGTACCGGTTCCTGTGGGAGATTTACAAGATGATTCTGGACATATCAAGAGCAACACCTAAGCTCGAGAAGGTGTACCACGAAACGGCAAGGAAGGCGATAACCTTTTGCAGAGAAAACGCACGTTTGGTTGAGTTTAAGCGCCTGTGCGACGTTATGCGAGGCCATTATTCGTTCCTCCTAAAGGTCCAAAACAAGCCAGAAATGGAGTGTATGCTAAAGCCGGAGCTCCACATAGAGACGAGAGTAAATCAGCTGATAACAGCGTGCGAGTTGGGGATGTGGAAAGAGGCCTTTAACACAGTAGAGGACCTCTATACTCTAGGCATTAGAGATTATATCACCAAGACGTTCCAGGGCTCAGTCTCAGTGCTAGGCCAGCAGAAAGAAAAGCTCCTAAAGTGGCTTGCCATTTTCTACGAAAAACTCGCCCTGATTTTCTGGGCCTCAGACCTGTTACTCTTCCACGCACTGGCAGTGCTCCGCTACGTCATGCACATCCGAATGTACAAGAAGAAGGTCACAGAGGAGGAGATTACGTACCTATGCTCGAAGTGTGTTCTAGCGGTTCTTTCAGTACCAAATCACGCCCTTAGTCAGAGCTCATCGACGGCGTCCTCAACTGCGGTGTATGAGATGCAGAAGAGAATGTCAACTCTCCTGGGATATAACACGATACCAACGAAAGAGTCACTGCACCACTCGCTGGCACTCAAAAATGTACTCCCATTGGCCCACAAAAATGTACAAAAATTATACGAACTCGTTGAAAATGATAGTTCCATGAAACTCTGCCAACAACTTGTTGTAATACTGAATGATTCTAATAATACAGAAGGTGATTTAACGGATTCTAAAGAATCAGAAACAAAATCTGAAGTTAAAACCGGTACTGATACAAATAAACAGCATACAGCAGGGCAGAACGTGTATAGAGAGGATTTGGAGAAGTATTATGAAAAGGTGAAGAGCGTAGTCTTTCATAAGGTATTGACAAGATTGTCAAAAGTGTACGCCTCGATGACGATTGATTTTTTCACCAAGTCGATATGTCCGGCTGATTTTTACACCTGGGACTATGCAGAGAAGGAGATCGTGGAGTTGGTGCACAGGGGGTTGTGCCACGTGCGTTTCGACTATACGAACAGAGTACTCTACTTTAACTCCTCATCGGCTAACGCCGACTCAATAGCCTCGATCAGACACCAGTTGACAGATTTGGGGAAGAATTTGTATTACGTGATCAGGATTCTGAGCCCAGCAGACGTGAACAAGAGCGCAGAACACCGAAGACTACATTTGGTCTCCATGAAAAACTCGATTGAGAAGGAGCGTTCTCGCTTGATGAAGCGCACTAGTGAAATTTACCAGCGTAGACAAGAACATCAAGAAGAGCAGATGCGAGTCGAGGAGGAGAGAAAGAAACAGGAGCTTCAGCAGAAAATCAACGAAGAGAAAGCTGAAAAGGAAAGAAGAGAAGAAGCTTTCAGACAACTTGAACTGCAACGTAAAAAGGATGAACGCTACAAAATCAAAAGTGATATCGCCAATCAAATGTTACAG GAGCTCCgtaaattatgtttatCATCAAGTAGTAAGATATACATCAAGGGGAAGGGATTGGACGAGTATACGGTGGATGACCTGATAGAAGGCTTATTGGAGTATGAAGACCTAGAAAAGGCACAAGAAGAACATATGGTGAGAGAACGCCAAGAACTCCAGAAACAAAGAAGAAATGAAGTGAGAAAAGTCGAACACTTTTTGAGAGCAGTCAGGGAGGCAGATAAGCAGCTGTATGACGCATATCTGGAAGAGTTGGTGAAAAATGATACTGCATTGCTTCTGGAAGTACAAAAGAGCCGCGAAGATAAGTATAAGCAAGATGCAGAGGCGATGAGACAGGAGAAGATTCTGTTCAAGTCCTATGCAGCAGAGAAGCAGCAGTGGGTGGAAAAGCAACTCGTGTCTAGAAAGAAAGATTTTCAATCGAAGCTAGACGCCCAAAACGCACGCTTCAAGAAGATGTTACTGGAGGAAAAAATCGCTAGAGCCAAAATGAGATATAACCAGGAACAGATGAGATTAGAGCAGAAGCGTAAAGAGgaacaattaaaattggaACAAAAGAGAAAAGAAGAGGAAATGAGATTAGAGCAAAAGAGAAAAGAGGAGGAAATGAGAAAGAGAAGAGAACAGGAACTACATAGGCAAAGATTAGATGAAATTGCAGAAATCCAAAGACAAAAACAATTAGAAATTGAAAGAAGGCTTGCAGCCACTAACAATACAGTGACAGTTAACTCAGGATATCCATATAGTAACCAGCTAAATAAAGATGTAGGAAGAAACTATCAAAAAGGATTGGGTAGAgagttaaataattcatcaGTGAGAGATATGTCAGTCAGGGATTCCTCGGTAGTAGATTCCTCAATGAGAGATAATGTAAGTGTTAGAAACAACGTTATGGCGAGAAACAGCGTAATGAGACATAATGTTTTGAGAGAAAATAGCTTGATGGAAAGAAACCAGAGTAGAAGGAGAGAATATAGTAATGCAAATCAGAGCCAAGGAAGCTCAGGGTTCTCGAGACATGATCCATTTAACAGAAATGTTGCGAGAAATGACTCAGATGTGACAAGAGCAGACGTGACAAGGGCAGAAAACAAGGCGGAAAACGCAAAGGGTAGTTATGGAGAACCAGATAAGCCAGTTGTAAAGGATCTAAACCGAAATACTACAGATGATTCAAATTGGCGCAGCGAACTTAAGAAGACAACCAGTAAACTGTTCAAAAGCTTCGCCGTAAAATCCGTAAAATCAACTAGTGATGATGAAGGAAATTGGAGAACATAA